GTGCCCGGGTCTAAGCGGTGTCCCTGACGCCGCGCGACCGCGCCCGCCGGCCGGTTCTGGATCCGACCCGCCTCGCCTTCCTCACCGGGCGCGAGGAGCAGCGCTTCCTCGCCGACCGGCCCCGCTCGCTGGCCTTGCTCGACCGCGCGCGTGCCCACATGCCGGGCGGCGTGCCGATGGCCTGGATGACTGCGATGCATGGCCATCCCCCCGTCTTCGCCGCCGAGGGCGACGGCGCCTGGTTCACCGATGTCGACGGCCATCGCTATCTCGACATGAACCAGGCCGACCTGTCGATGAATGTCGGCTTCGGGCCCCCGGCAGTCGTCGCGGCGGTCGCCGACCGGATGCGCCGCGGCAGCCAGTTCATGCTGCCGACCGAGGACGCGATCTGGTGCGCCGAGGAACTGGCCGAGCGCTGGGAGCTGCCCTATTGGCAATTCACGCTCTCGGCCTCGGGTGCCAACACCGAGATCATCCGCCTCGCGCGCCATGTCTCGGGCCGCGACAAGATCCTGATGTTCGACGGGAAATATCACGGCCATATCGAGGACAGCCTCGTGATCATGGCCGGCAACGGCGTGAAGCCGGAGCTCTACGGACTTTCGGACGCCGCGGCCTCGCGCGCGCGCATGGTGCCCTTCAACGATCTCGACGCGGTCGACCGCGCGCTGGCGCCGCGCGATGTGGCGCTCTGCATCGTCGAGCCGGCCTTGACCAATGTCGGCGTGGTGATGCCGGCCGAGGGGTTTCACCAGGGCTTGCGCGAGCTCACCGAGCATTACGGCACCTTCCTGGCGCTCGACGAAACCCATACCCAGATCGCCAGCCCCGGCGGCTTGAAGCGCCTCTGGAATCTCGAGGCCGATGCGGTCGGGCTCGGCAAGACCATCGGCGGCGGCGTGCCGATCGGTGCCTACGGTTTGAGCGAGACGCTGGCGCAACCCCTGAAGCAACCGCCCGTCATGCAGGGCGCGCCGATGGAATCGGTCGGCGGCGTCGCCACCGGCGGCACGCTCTATGGCAACGCGCTTTCCATGGCCGCCTGTCGCGCGGCGCTCTCGCAGGTGCTGACACCGCAGGGCTTTGTCCGCACGGCGGCCTTGGGCGCGCAATTGGCGGACGGCCTCGCCGGACTCTTCGCCGCCGGCAGCCTCGACTGGCAGGTCCATCGGTTGACCAGCCGCTCGGGGTTCACCTTCGCGGATCATCTCCCCCGCAACGCCGCCGAGGCGCGCGAGCTGGCGCAGCCCGGCCTCTATCGCCTCCTGCGCTTGTGGATGGCCAATCGCGGCGTCTGGGAGTCGGTCGCGACCGCCGGCCCCACCGTCTCCTTCGCCATGGCCGAGGCCGAGGTGGAGTTCTATCTTGAACGCATGCGCGAGTTCCTCGGCGACATTCTCTAGGCGCCCCGGACCGCCGACCTTAGCGGAGCCCGCAATCCATGGAGATCGTGACCGCCGATCGCTGGTATCGCATGCGGAATGTCGGCGACGGCGTCACCCATATCGACGAGCCGCATATCAAGCCGTTCTATCGCTGCAACATTTGGCATGTGCGCGGGAAGGAACGCGATTTGCTGGTCGACAGCGGGCTCGGTGTGGTCAGCCTGCGCCGGCAGGTCGCGATCCTGGCCGAACGCCCGCAACTCGCCGTCGCGAGCCACGCCCATTTCGACCATGTCGGCAATCACCATGAATTTGCGGAGCGCGCCATCCATGCCGAGGAGGCGCCCCTCCTCGCCCGTCCCGGCCGCGACGAGACGCTGGCGACGCTCTATGCCACCGAGGAGATGTTCACCAGCCTCCCGCCCGGTGGCTTCGACGCACCGGCCTATGAAGTGACGCCGGCTCCCGCGACCCGGATCCTCCATGACAGCGATATTGTCGATCTGGGCGACCGCCAATTCGAGGTGTTTCATCTGCCCGGCCACTCTCCCGGATCGATCGGCCTCTGGGAGAAAGCGAGCGGCATCTTCTTCGCCGGCGACACGGTCTATGACGGGCCGCTCATCGACGATGCCTATCACTCCGACATCGCCGCCTACATCCGCTCGATGGAACGCCTGCGCGACCTGCCGGTGCGCGTGGTCCATGGCGGCCATTTCCCGAGCTTCGGCCGAGAGCGGTTCGTGGAGTTGATCGACGGGTATTTGAACGAGAAACGCGCAAGCTAAATCCCGTTCTGTTGCCCACCCCTCCCTCTACCCCCTCCCGCAAGGGGAGGGGGCGTGGATTTGTTTTGCGTCTCCGTCGCCCTACGCTCTCTTGAAAAATGAGATTGGATTCTTTCCAGCCCCCTCCCCTTGTGGGAGGGGGTAGGGGGAGGGGTTTCTTTCAGCAGCCTCGCCGCCGATCGAAACTCACTTCGGCGTCGGCTTGTAGATCGGCCCGCGGTCCGACACCACCTTCAGCATGCCGTTGCGGACATACTCCGGCGTCTCGTCGGGATCGTAGGGCCGGTTCTCCTGGCCCGGATAGCCGATGAGTTTGCGGACGCGCGGATCCATGTAATAGCCCGCGGAAGCGGCGAGGCTGATGGCGCCGAAGGCGGGCCCGTCGGTCTTGTTCAGGGCCTCGGCCGCGGCGCGCGGATCCTTGCCCTTGGCCGCGCGCAAGCCCCGCAGCAGGTTCTCGCGCAGGTCAGGGCGGAAACCCAGCACCTTGTCGAGGATCTCGCCCTGGATGCCGATCTCGCTCGCCGCCGGCATGCCCTCGGCCGCCGGGATCAGCACATCGGCGATGCCGGCAAAGGTCTTGCGATCGTCGTCCTGCAACGCGGTGCTCATGCCGCAATCTCCTGGTCGCGCCGATTGGCGATCAAATGCTTCACGCAGCGCAGCGCGATCGCGCAGATCGTGCCGGTCGGATTGAAACCGGACGAGGTCACGAAATTGCTGCCGTCATAGACGAAGAGGTTCGGCACGTCATGCGCCTTGCCGTAGGGATCGACCACCGAGGTGCCGGGGTCCTCGCCCATGCGGGCCGTGCCCATCAGATGCCAGCCGCAATCGCGCATCAGCGGCGTGGTCGTCATCGAGACGGCGCCCGCGGCCTTCATCGCTTCCTGCGCGCGCGCCAGGTGGAAGTCGATGAGCTTCCGGGTGTTCTCCGAGTTCTTGTAGATCAGCTTCGGCGCCGGAATGCCGTCGGAATCAGTCAGCGTCGGATCGAGCACGACGCGGTTCGATTCCTCGGGCAGATCCTCCGCGATGATGCCCCACTCGAAGGCGTGGCCGAAGACGCGCTTGGTATTGCGGTGGAGGTTGACGCCCCAGGCCTCCTCGAGCGCACGGCCGCCATAGGCGGCGCGCAGGCCGAGGGGGCCGCCCGACGGCATCACCTGCCATTTGGCGCCGCGCACGAAACCGCGCGACTTGTCGGTCTCGTAGAACTGCATCGACTGGATGGTCTGGCCGGCGGGCCCGAGCCAGCTTTCGAGCGGCTCGTCGAACACGCCCGCGACCGCGGCATAGGGATGCATCATCAGCCGCTTGCCGACGAGGCCGGTGCTGTTGGCGAGGCCGTTCGGGAAACGCTTCGAGGTCGAGAGCAGCAGCAGCCTCGGCGTGCCGATGCCGTTGGCACAGACGATGACGATGCCGGCCTTCTGGGTCCGCTCTCGCCCCGCGCGATCGATATAGACAGCGCCGGTGGCGAGACCCTTGTCGTTGACCAGGATCTCCTTCACCCGCGCACCCGTGATCATCTTGGCACCGTTCTTGATCGCGCTCGGCCAATAGACCAGGTCCATCGACGCCTTCGCGCCCTCCGGACAGCCGGTGAGGCAGGTGCCGCGGCGCACGCAGGCATTGCGGCCGCGATAGGGCTTCGATGGCATCGCGTTGGGGCCCGGCCACCAATGCCAGCCCAGCTTGTTCATGCCCTCGGCCGCCTTCATGCCGATCTTCCCGATCGGCAGCGGCGGCGTCGGCAGCGGCTTCGTCGGCGGGAAGGCCGGATCGCCGGCGAGACCGGAGACGCCCATCTCCTCCTCGGCCTGCTCGTAGAAGGGCTCGAGCTCCTCATAGGTGAAGGGCCAATCGTCGGCGACGCCGTCGAGCGTCTTCACCCGGAAATCCGACGGCATGAAGCGCTGCCAGTGCGCGGCCCAGAGGATCGTGCTGCCGCCGACCGCGTTGTACATCAGCGGATTGACGTCAGATTCCGTGACATCGACCGGATAGTCGTTCTCGAGATCGCGGACATTGGGATTGGGATGCCAGCGCTTCTGCGCCATCAGTTCCCATTCCGGACGCGCGCCGGCGAACTCCTTGTTGTCGACCCAAGGCCCCTGGTCGAGGCAGACGACCTTGAAGCCATTGTCCGAAAGATGCTTGGCCGCGACCGATCCGGAGGCCCCTGCACCAATGATCAGGACGTCGGCGTTTTCGCTGCGCCGGTCACTACCCGCAATTGCCATCTGAGCTGTTCTCTCTCTATTTCCCGTTTTTGCTGGTCTTCCGCGGCGCCCTGGCAGGCCCCCCGCGAAAGCCTTGGTTTCGCCAGGGACCTGGCGAGAATTGGCGGCGCTCATCTTGCCACGGGGGCGACGGGACGCCAAGATTGTCGACATTCTCGTTGACAATCTTGGCGCCGTCGATGGTACATTTCGGACGAAGAATGGCTTCGCTCGGGGGCCGTTCCGTTCACGGTCCCGCATCCCAGAACAACGGCGCCTGCCGCGTCGTTGGGACGCTTTTCATGGCGCTCGGATGTGCCGGAATGAGGTGTTCTTCAGGCTCCAGGCAGATCTCGTGATCGCACCCCTCGCGTTCGTCGCCCCGCTCCGGCGGCCTCGACCGTTCGACCCTGCTAAATCGGTTGTCTCGAGTTCCAACCTTGGCCGCCTGACGGCGCCGGACCTGCCTTCGCCGACGGGAGAAATCAGGAATGCATATCGTCACCGTGGTTCGATTGGTGCCCGACCTGCTCGAGGAGATCCAGGTCAATGAGCAGGGCACCGACATCGACCGCGAATGGATCGGCGTCAAGCTCTGCGAGTTCGACGA
The nucleotide sequence above comes from Hypericibacter terrae. Encoded proteins:
- a CDS encoding aminotransferase class III-fold pyridoxal phosphate-dependent enzyme, which codes for MSLTPRDRARRPVLDPTRLAFLTGREEQRFLADRPRSLALLDRARAHMPGGVPMAWMTAMHGHPPVFAAEGDGAWFTDVDGHRYLDMNQADLSMNVGFGPPAVVAAVADRMRRGSQFMLPTEDAIWCAEELAERWELPYWQFTLSASGANTEIIRLARHVSGRDKILMFDGKYHGHIEDSLVIMAGNGVKPELYGLSDAAASRARMVPFNDLDAVDRALAPRDVALCIVEPALTNVGVVMPAEGFHQGLRELTEHYGTFLALDETHTQIASPGGLKRLWNLEADAVGLGKTIGGGVPIGAYGLSETLAQPLKQPPVMQGAPMESVGGVATGGTLYGNALSMAACRAALSQVLTPQGFVRTAALGAQLADGLAGLFAAGSLDWQVHRLTSRSGFTFADHLPRNAAEARELAQPGLYRLLRLWMANRGVWESVATAGPTVSFAMAEAEVEFYLERMREFLGDIL
- a CDS encoding MBL fold metallo-hydrolase, which produces MEIVTADRWYRMRNVGDGVTHIDEPHIKPFYRCNIWHVRGKERDLLVDSGLGVVSLRRQVAILAERPQLAVASHAHFDHVGNHHEFAERAIHAEEAPLLARPGRDETLATLYATEEMFTSLPPGGFDAPAYEVTPAPATRILHDSDIVDLGDRQFEVFHLPGHSPGSIGLWEKASGIFFAGDTVYDGPLIDDAYHSDIAAYIRSMERLRDLPVRVVHGGHFPSFGRERFVELIDGYLNEKRAS
- a CDS encoding gluconate 2-dehydrogenase subunit 3 family protein — protein: MSTALQDDDRKTFAGIADVLIPAAEGMPAASEIGIQGEILDKVLGFRPDLRENLLRGLRAAKGKDPRAAAEALNKTDGPAFGAISLAASAGYYMDPRVRKLIGYPGQENRPYDPDETPEYVRNGMLKVVSDRGPIYKPTPK
- a CDS encoding GMC family oxidoreductase; its protein translation is MAIAGSDRRSENADVLIIGAGASGSVAAKHLSDNGFKVVCLDQGPWVDNKEFAGARPEWELMAQKRWHPNPNVRDLENDYPVDVTESDVNPLMYNAVGGSTILWAAHWQRFMPSDFRVKTLDGVADDWPFTYEELEPFYEQAEEEMGVSGLAGDPAFPPTKPLPTPPLPIGKIGMKAAEGMNKLGWHWWPGPNAMPSKPYRGRNACVRRGTCLTGCPEGAKASMDLVYWPSAIKNGAKMITGARVKEILVNDKGLATGAVYIDRAGRERTQKAGIVIVCANGIGTPRLLLLSTSKRFPNGLANSTGLVGKRLMMHPYAAVAGVFDEPLESWLGPAGQTIQSMQFYETDKSRGFVRGAKWQVMPSGGPLGLRAAYGGRALEEAWGVNLHRNTKRVFGHAFEWGIIAEDLPEESNRVVLDPTLTDSDGIPAPKLIYKNSENTRKLIDFHLARAQEAMKAAGAVSMTTTPLMRDCGWHLMGTARMGEDPGTSVVDPYGKAHDVPNLFVYDGSNFVTSSGFNPTGTICAIALRCVKHLIANRRDQEIAA